CCGCTCGGCCATTTCTCGCCCGATCCCGAGAATCCCACCGTGGCAGGGCTGCGCGCGGGGGCGTTCGCCTGCTTCACGTCGCCCTTCAACATGAGCGGCCAGCCCGCGATCTCGCTGCCGCTCCACTGGACGCCGGACGGCCTGCCCGTCGGCGTGCAGCTCGTCGCCGCCTATGGGCGCGAGGACGTGCTCCTGCGCGTGGCCGCGCAGCTCGAGCAGGCGGCGCCGTGGATCGATCGGCGCCCGCCGATCCACGCCTAGGAGATCCGATGGCACGCATTCCCTACGTCGACCCCGCGACCGCCCCGCCCAAGGTGAAGGAGCTGCTCGAACGGGTCCCCGTGCAGCTCAACATCTTCAAGATGATGGCGCACGCGGAGACGAACTTCCGCCCGCTGCTGAGCCTCGGCACGAGCATCCTCACCCAGCAGCAGCTCCCGGCCAAGCTCCGCGAGCTGGCGATCCTGCGCGTGGCTCGTCTCTCGCGCGCCGAGTACGAATGGGTGCAGCACGTGCCGATCGCGAAGATGTGCGCGGTCTCCGACGAGCAGATCGCCGCCCTCGAGCGTGACGACGCCGGCGCGACGTGCTTCGACCCCGTCGATCGGATCGTCCTGCGCGCGACCGACGAGATCGTGCGCGACGGCGGGCCGTCCGATGCGACGTTCGCCGAGCTCGCGAGCCACCTCTCGCATCGCGAGATCGTCGAGCTCGTCCTCGCGGTCGGGTTCTACATGACGATGGCCCGTCTCATGATCTCGACGCGCATCGACCTCGAGCCGGCGGCCGGCCACCGCGTCCTCGGCTCGATCCGCTGAGACTGCCCCGCGCCGAGTCCGTCCCCTACGCAGGCACTGCCCAACCAAGGGGCACTGCGGGCCGCCCCGGGCGCGAGAAGGCCCGGGATTGCGACGGCCCGGGCGGGCACGGCGCGTGCTTTTGCCGGGCATGGGACCCAGCCTGCCATACGATGCCTACGGTCAGCGGCGCCTCATGGCCGCGGTGCTGGAGGACGCCGTCCAGAATCTCCTCGGCAGCCGGCGCAAGCCCGCCCGCCCCAAGTGGATCCGTCGCGATCTCGAGTGGCTCACGAGCACCGAGCGGCGCGATCCGTTCGCCTTCGAGACCATCTGTGAAACGCTCGGGATCGACCCGAGCCGGATCCGCAGGAAGATCCTTTCCACGACGCCCCCGGTGGTCGAGTCTCGGGGGTCGCTCGCGAGCCGGCGATGCTCGGCCTCGTCCTGACTGCCGGGGGCGCCCGCGGGGCCTACCAGGCGGGCGTGCTGAAGCGCATCGGGGAGATCCCCCCGCTGCGCGACGGTCCGCTGCCCTTCCGCATCGTCGCCGGCGCGTCCGCGGGGGCCATCAACGGGAGCATGCTGGCAGCGTTCTCGGGCAACTTCCGCGAGGCGACGCTGCTGCTCGGGAGCCTGTGGGCTCGGCTCACCGTCGACAACGTCTTCCGGCCCGACCTGCTCTCGTTCGCCATGAACGGCGCGCGACTCGTCCTCGACATGGCGCTCGGCGGCCTCGTCGGCGCCGGGCGCGTGCAGTCCCTACTCGACACCGCGCCGCTGCGCCCCTTCCTCGACGCCACGCTGCCGCTCGAGGGCATCGGCGATGCCATTCGTCGCGGTCACCTGTACGCGCTCGCCGTCACGGCGACGAGCTACCACTCGGGCCGCTCGTTCACGTTCATCCAGGGACGCCAGGGCCATCCGCTGTGGCTGAAGACCCGCCGCGTGACGCTGCCGGTCGAGCTGACGCTCGATCACATCTGCGCGTCGGCCGCGATCCCGATCGTGTTCCCGCCGGTGCGCGTGCGGTGCGAGGGGCGCGACCTGTGGTTCGGCGACGGCGGCCTGCGGCTCGTGAATCCATTCAGCCCGGCGATCCGCCTCGGCTCGACCCGCGTGCTCGCCGTCGGCGTGCGCTCGCAGGGCGCGGCCGCGGCCCTTTCGCGCGCCGAGCAGCTCTCGGGCGTCGACGACGAGCCGGCGCCGCTGCGGCCGCCGCTGGCGCAGATCTGCGGCGTGTTCATGAACGCGATCTTCCTCGACCATCTGGACGCCGACCTGGACCACTTGAAGCGCATGAACGAGCTGCTGGAGGCGTACGACGACGGCCTGACGCCACCGATCGGTTCCGGCATGCAGGAGCCCATGCGACGCGTCCAGCCGTTCGTCGTGAGCCCGTCGCAGGATCTCGCCATCGTGGCGAAGAGCCTCAGCCACCGCATGCCGCGCGTCGTCCGCTACGTCCTGGAAGGGCTCGGGACGCCGGACGCGGAGAGCGCGGATCTGATGAGCTATCTCCTGTTCGATGCGGCCTACACGCGGGCCCTCATCGACATCGGCTACCAGGACGCCTCGGCGCGCATCGACGAGATCGAGGCCTTCGTGCGGGCGGACGAGGGCGTGGCCGACGCGAGCCCGCTGCGCGCCACCATGTAGCCGACCCGAGACTTCGTCTCGGGTCGCGGGGTGAGCGTGGGACGTGGGTGGCACGCGCGACCGGGACGCCGCGGCCGGCGAAGCCGGCGCGGTAGGCGAGGGACGCGCGCAGGAGGTCCTTTTCCCGCTCAGCGTCGAGCGAACCGGCCGGGCTCGACCTCGCGCACACGGCCGGCGCCGGCGAGGCGCGTCACGTGCTGCGCCATGCTGCGGCGCTCGACCGGCTCGGCGAAGCTGACGTCGTCGTCCGGGCGATAGACGAAGCGGTGCGCCGCGATCTCGGCGAGGGTGCGCGGCGCGGCGAGAAAGTCGAGCAGGCGGCGCTCGCGATCGCCGATGACGGCGGCATAACGCTCCAGCATCTCGAGGAACGCGGCGCGGCCCTCGACGACGCCCTTGTGATGGAAGGTCGCGTACCAGCGCGCCTCGAGCCCGCGGGCCATCGCGAGCGTGCGCTCGAAGTCCTCGAGCGACGACCAGGCGTCGCCGTAGTAGGGCCCGAAGCTCGAGAGGTCGACGTCGCCGAGGTAGAGCACGTCGTCGGGCTCGACGTGGAAGAACGAGTGGCCGCGCGTGTGGCCGGGCGCGTGGATGGCGCGGACGCGCACGCCGCCGCCGAGATCGAACACGGTCCCGTCGCGCAACGGCGTCGGATCGGGCCGCGGCGTGAAGTGGAACTGCTCGACGACGACCTTCGCCCAGGCGGCATCGATGTCGCCCTCGAAGCCGTAGATCTGCCTGATGCCGTCGAGCGAGCGGATGCCGGGAAGGTCCTCTTCGTGGAGGTGCCACGGGACGTCCGGGAAGCGGCCGTTCCCCGCCACGTGGTCCTCGTGGCAGTGGCTGTTGACGACGCGATCGACGCGCGGCAGGCCGAATCGGCCGTCGGCCACGGCGAGCGACGGGTCGACGACCAGCGTCTCCTCGCCGCCCTCGACGAGGAGCGAGTTCCCCTGCGGATACTTGCCCTGGTTCTCGCCGACGAGGACGGTCGTGCGCCCGAGCTTCACCCGGTGATCTCCTCCGGCACGGCAGCCCACTCGTCGGGGTCGTGTCCGTAGACCAGCCGCGCGCCCGCGTCGCGCAGGGCGTGCAGGCGGCGGAGCGAGGCCAGCATCGCGTCCCGATCGTGGACGACCATCGGGAGATGCTCGGTCTCGAGCGTGCGTCGCAGGTAGCAGGCGTCGGACGTCAGCACGACGTCACCGCCGTCCAGACGCACGCGCAGCGACTGGTGGCCGGGCGTGTGCCCGTGCGTCGGCAGGCACACGACCCGCCCGTCGCCGAAGAGATCGTGCTCGCCGTCGAGCAGCTGCAGGTCGTGTCCGTGGTCGAAGTCCCGGCGCGCGAAGCTCAGCTGCGCCGCGCGATCGTCGTCGGCGCCCGCCTCCCACTCGCGCCGCTGCACCACGAGGCGGGCGTTCGGCAACGTGGCGAGGCCGCCCGCATGATCGAAGTGGAGGTGGGACAGGACGACGTGCGTCACGCGCGCCGGATCGACGCCGCGTGCGGCGACTCGGGCGGCGACCTCCTCGCCCGCCACGTACTCGGGCGTGAACAGGTCGGCGAGGGTTCCCAGGCGCGCGTGCGGATCGCGCTGCACCTCGGGATGCATCCCGGTGTCGAACAGAACCTGGCCCCGCGGGTGGTCGACGAGGAACGCGGGCACCGGCACGCGGAGCTTCCCGCGCACGCCGTCGAGGAAGAGACCGGCCGGGCCGGTGAGCCACCCGCACGTGAACGCGAAGAGGCGCATCGGGGACGTGGTAGCGGAGACGCGCGCGCAGGTCACCTGCCGCCCCTGCGCCCAGTCTCGCGACCGTTCTACGGCGCGAGACGCTCAGAGCGAGCCGAGCAACGCGAGGACGGCCGCGCGGTCGGCCGACCCGAGCGCGGCGAAGGCGTCGCGGACCGCCTGCGCCTCGCCGCCGTGGGCGAGGATCGCGTCCTCGAGTGTCGCGAAATCGGGCCTCGACGATGTCCAACGGTTATGTCACCCACGTCGGTGTCGATGCGCGTCGCACGTGCGAGGTCACGTCTGCTCGTGGCGTTCTGGTTCACCGTGGCGCTCGCGCCGGCGGAAGCGAGCGAGACCCTGCGCGCGCAGGCGGCCCATGGCATCCAATGGGCGGGCCTCACGTGGATCGTGCGCGAGGGTGGCGGCTCGCCGGGTCCCAACCACTGGAACGCGGGCAACGTCGCCGTCGACGGGAACGGCTTCCTGCACCTGCGCATCGCACGCGACGGCCGCCGCTGGACGTGCGCCGAGGTCGAGTCGACGGAGCGTCTCGGGTTCGGAACGTACACGTGGGTGGTCGACGGGCTCGTCGCCGCGCTCGATCGCAAGGTCGTGCTCGGCCTGTTCGTCTATCCGACGCCGGACGTCGGCCCCGATCGTACGAACGAGGTCGACATCGAGTACGCGCGCTGGGGCAACGCGGCGAGCCGCCCGGGAAACTTCACCGTGTGGCCGGCACGAAGCGGGCTCGGGCCGAGCTTGCGCACCTTCCGCTTCTCACCCTCCGGCCGGATCACGACCTCGTCGTTCGTGCGCGCGCCGGATCGGGTGACGTTCCTCGCCACGGACGAGCGGAACACGACCCTCGGGAGCTGGGTGTTCGCCCCGGCCCGGCCGACCCGGCGGGTCGGGCAGGCCCCCATGCCCGTGCACATGAACCTGTGGCTCTTCCACGGCGACCCGCCGGCCGACCGCCAGCCGGTGGAGATCGTGATCCGGTCGTTCTCGTTCACGCCGGCCGAATCGCCCGATCCCATGCGATTGCGCTAGTTGGACGCGCTCCGGGACGCGATCCACTGGACGTCCCATGCTCACCCGCGCTACGGCGGTTGCATGCAGCGCGAAGTCACGACCGACGTCGCGATCGTCGGCGCGGACCTGGCCGGGCTCGTGGCCGGAGCCATCCTCACCCGGCACGGGAAGCGGGTCGTCATCCTCGAGCATGCCGACACGGTCGGCGGACGCTCGGGCGCCGTGCAGACCCCGGAGGGCTACTGGATCGACTTCGGACATCGGGACGCGCACGGCGTCGGCGACTGCCAGTTTCCGTGGCACCACGGTGCCGAGGCGGCGCGCGAGGCCGGCGTCGAGATCGGGAGCCGTCCGATCACCCGCGTGCTCCGCGTCCACCGCCTCCCCGACGGGCCGGTCCTCGACGGCGGCGACTGGTCGGCGGGCGGCTTCCTCGGCGTCGCGCGCGAGTTCTTCGAGTGTCCGGAAGACGGCCTCACCGAGCTGCGCGACATCTTCGCTCGTCTCGCGTCTGCGACACCGGCCGAGGTTCGCGCCGCGCTGCCGGTCCCGCTCGGATCGTGGGTCGACGCGAACGTCCGGCATCCCGGCGTACGTCAGGCACTCCTCCTGATGGCGGCGGTCATCTTCCATCCGCGACCGGCCGAGGCGTCGGCCGGGCGGCTCATGCTCTTCTTCCAGAATCCGAAGGGCCTTCCGCACATCGCCGACGACGCCGAGGCGGGCGGCATGCAGGGGCTGATGGAGCCGTGGGCGCGCGCCATCCGCGAGCGCGGCGGCGAGATCGCGCTCGCATGGAAGCCGATCGAGATCGTGGTCGACGACGGGCGCGTGCGCGGCGCGGTCGCCGTCGACCGCGCGAACCTGGTACGCGAGGTGCACGCGCCCGCCGTCATCAGCACGTATCCCGTGTGGGAGAATTTCGAGCTGATCGACGTGCGCCGGTTTCCCGCAGACTTCGTCGCCGCTGCCGAGGAGCTGAAGCGGTTTCGCGCCGACCTGGTCGGCTGGCACGCCGGCCTGCGGCGCCTTCCGACCGTCCGCGCGACCGGCAAGCCCGACGACCATCCGGGCTGGAACCGCCTCCTCACGGGGCGCAAGGGCGAGCGCCGGTACGCCGGCGGCTATCACATCCCGTCGCTCACGAGCCGCCGCGCCGCGCCGGCCGGAAAGCATCTCCTGTCGTGGGTGATGGCGCGCTTCTTCGACGGCGGCAGCACCGCGGGACCGTCCTGGACGGCCGCGCGCGCGCATCTCGACATGGCGATCGACTACCTGCGGCGCTACTACGCGGACCTCGACGACTGCATCGAGTGGAGCGCGTACCACCACGTCGAGGCGCCGCAGTCGATGAGCTGGTCGTGGGCGCCGGTCGAGCGGCATGCCCTCACCGTCGCGGGGATCGACGGGCTCCTGCTCGCCGCCGCGACGCTCGAGGCGCCGGCGGGGATCGTCGACATCAGCGCGTACGCCGGGCGGGCGGCGGCGCACGCGGTGCTCGGTCGCTGAGGGCTCGGCGGCCCGATCGACGACCTCGACCTCACCCGCTAGACTCCCGCCATGCGCTGGGTGGTGGTGTGGATGGTGCTGCTCGTGACGGCGCTCGCGTCCCGCGCGCCGGCCGCGGACTGCAACGGCAACGGCATTGACGACGCGTTCGAGGTCTCGCCGCTCGCGTACGACCTCGTGCCGATCGCGTCGGGGCTCGCGAGCCCCGGGGGGATCGTGGCCGCCGACCTCGATCTCGACGGTGACCTCGACCTCGCGGTCGCCGAGAACGGGCTCGATCGGGTGTCCGTGATGCTGAACGACGGCACCGGCACCTTCTCGGCACCCACGACCTACGCCACCGGGGACGGTCCGTTCGCGATCGTGGCCGCGCGCGTGGGCGGCCTCCTCGCGATCGGCAGCGACCTCGACCTGTTCGTCGCGAACTTCGCCGACGACACCATCACGTGGCTTCACAACGACGGCGACGGCACGTACGACGGCACCGCCGCGACGACGCTGTCCGCCGGCGACGGCCCGGCCGATCTCATCGTCGCCGACCTCACCGGCGACGACTCGTCGGAGATGCTGGTGGCGAACCGCAACGCCAGCACCCTCACGGTGCGCATCGGGGACGGCGCGGGCGGATTCGGCGGCCCGGCGAGCAGCGCCACTGCCGGCGGACCGCAGTCGATGATCCTCACCGACGTCAACGGCAACGGCACGCTCGATCTCTTGATCGCGAGCCGCGCCGCGGGTCAGCTCACCTACCGCCCCTACGAGGTACTTCCCGAGGTGGTCGTCGCCACCGTCACCGATCCGGTCTCGGTCGCGGCCGGCGACCTCGACGGCGACGGCGACGTCGACGCCGCGGTCGCGAGCTTCACCGGCGACCAGGTCATCATTCTGCGCAACGACGGCACGTTTCCATGGGCGGCGCCCATCGCGATCCCGGTGCCGCGACCGACGAGCGTCCTCCTGACCGACCTCGACGGCGACGGCTACCGCGACGTGGCGGCGACGAGCGCGACCACGGACGTCGTCGTGGTGGCGCGCAATCACGGTGACGGCACCTTCGAGGCGCCGATCCCGATCGCCGTCGGCGACGGGCCGATCGAGATCGCCGCCGCCGACCTCGACGGCGATCTGCGACGGGACCTGGTCGTGACGAACGTGACGGGGGGCACCGTGAGCGCGCTGCGGCTGCGCGCGGCACCGGCCGTGGCCGACTGCGATGGCGACGGCGTGCCCGACGCCTGCCAGCTCCCGGGCCACGACTGCAACGCCAACACCATCCCGGACGCGTGCGACATCGTGCGGCCGCGGACCTTCGCGGCGCCGGTCACGACCACGTTCACCAGCGCCCAGGATCGCGTCGCCATGGGCGACGTGGACGGCGACGGCCGCGTCGACGTCGTGCGCGCGATCGGTGGGACCACGAACCAGCTCGAGGTGAGTCTCGGCGCCGCCGACGGGACGTTCACCCCCGGGGCGACCTTCCCCGTCCCCGACGGGCCCATGGGAACGGTCGTGACCGATCTCGACGGCGACGGCGACGCCGACATCGCCGTCAACACGGTCGCCGGAACGACCATCCTGCGGCTCGCGGCGAACGGCACCGCGGCCAATACGACGTCGGTGGTCGTGGGCGATGGGCCAAACGGGCTTCTCGCCGTCGACCTCGATGGTGACGGCGACCGGGATCTCGTGTCGGCCAACGAGACCACGCCGTCGCTCGGGGTGGCGCGCAACGCGGGCGGCACGTTCACCGCCGACGCGCCGCTGCCGCTCGCCCACCAGGCGCCGATGCTCATGGTGGCGGGCGACGTCGATCACGACGGCGATGCGGACGTGGTGGGTCTCAACCTCGCCACCATGACGATCGAGACCCATCTCTACCGCAACACGGGCGGCGTGCTGGCCGATGCAGGTGTGATCGCCGATCCTCCGGCCGGAGCGGTCCGCTTCGGGATCGCCCTCGCCGATCTCGATCACGACGGCGACGCGGACCTCGTCACCCTCGACGTCTCTCTCGTCGGCGGCGACGGGCAAATCCACGTCTATCGCAGCGATCCCGGCGACGTGTTCACGCTCACCCGGACGCTGCCCGCCCCGACCGTGCTCGCCGGGGTCCCGTCCGCGCCCCTGGTGGTGGCGTTCTTCCTCCGCGACGGCCGCGCGTTCGTCGTGGCGCACGATTTCGACGGCGACGGCAATCCCGACGTGGCGTCGGTCGACCTCGACCAGGGCGGCCTCCGGGTCTTCTTCGGCGACGGCGCCGGCGGCTTCGGCCCGGGCAAGCGCCTCGTCGGCAGCCTCGCGCAGCCGGCGATCCTCACCGGCGACTTCAATTCGGACGGGGCCCCGGATCTCGTGCTCGCGACCGGCCGGCGCGCCCTCGGCGTCTACGTCGGGAACGCGCGCATCCCGGCGCCGGATTGCACCGGTGACGGCGTCCCCGACGTCTGCGCCGCCACCTTCAGCGACTGCAACGGGAACGGTCTCCCCGACACGTGCGAGCTCGCGTCGGTCGACGCCGACGCCGACGGCATCCCCGACTGCGTCGAGCGCGACGCCGCCTGCGGGAACTGTCGCGACGACGACGGCAACGGCGCGCTCGATCTTGCCGACGCCTCGTGCCCGAGCACGCCGTTCACGACCCTGCGGGCGACCGCCAGCCCCGCCCGGGGCCGCAAGCCCGGGCGCGTGGCCGTCGCCGCCATCGTCGCGGGAGCCCTGCCCGACCTCGCGGCGGCGCCGCCGATGGTGACGCTCACGCTCGGGGACGCGACGGTCTACTGCGACCGGCCGGCGATGCGGAAGCGGCGCAGCACCTATCGCCTCACGGCGCCCGACGGGGTGCTGCGCACGCTCGTCGTCGGTGTGAATGCGCGCAAGGGGAAGTCGAAGGTGCGCGCCCTGCTGTCGGGCGGCGCCGTCGCGCCGGCGGCCGGAGGCGCGTTCGGAGTCTCGCTCGCGACCGACGCGCAGGCCCTCCACACCGATGGGACGCTGCGGGCTCGCGGCCGGAAGCTCGTCGGACCCTGACGTCAAAGGAAGAGCTTGGGAAGGGGAGCGGGTTTTGGGCCCGCCGCGTCGGGCAGTTCTTGTCCTGTCCGCTGCTGCGTTTCGGGGAGCCGGGTGGGCTCCTTGATCGCTTCCCCCTTCCTAAACCCTCCCTTCGAGCCTCCCTTCCTTGACGAGCGCGCCGAGGTCCGCGACGCCACCGCCGCCGGCCGGGAAGAGGCGCCGGAAGGTCCTCCGCCTGACCTTCTGCGTGCGAATGGGGCAGTTGCATCCCGGATGGGCACGGTGGGCGTCGGCGAGCGCGTGGGTCAGGTACGCGAAGCGGGTGTGATGGCGCTTGCAGGCCTTGCAGCTCGACGTGCCGCGAACCGAGATCCGGTAGACGACGAAACCGCTCGCCTTGGGCTTGGGCCCGGCCATCGCGGCGCTCGGGGCGGCGAGCACGGCCGTCGCGAGGGCGCCGGCCACGCCGGCGAGGCGGAGCAGGCTGCGACGCGTGGGTTCGAGTTCGGCGCTCATGTCGAAGCCTCTACGCGCGACCCGCGGCGCCGGATGCGGGAGGCCCGCACCGTGGCGTGACGCCGCGACGCCCGAGCACCTGCGACCTCGGAAATCGACCGCCGCCTGGCCCGTTTCGCTTGTAAGCTTCGCGTCCAGTTGCGAGAACACCGAAATGGGATGGGCTCGCTGGCTGCTGGTCGCGATGCTCGCCTTCGGGCGTCCGGCACCGGCGACGGTCCTGCCGACCGGCTTCGTCGAGACGGTGCTCACCGATCAGCTCGCGAGCGCCACCGCCGCCGCCATCGCTCCCGACGGCCGCATCTTCGTCGCCGAGCAGAACGGCACGGTGCGGGTGATCAAGGGCGGTGTGCTGCTCGACGCGCCGTTCGCCCAGGTTCCGGCCGACGACTTCGGCGAGCGCGGGCTCCTCGGCATCACGCTGCACCCGGACTTTCCGACCACGCCCTACGTGTACCTCTACTATTCGGCACTCGGGATCGAGGCGAACCGTCTCTCCCGCTTCACCGCCGACGGCGACGTCGCGGCCGGCAGCGAGGAGGTGCTGTTCGAGCAGCCTTCGTTCAACCTGGCCGACATCCACATGGGCGGCGCCCTGCACTTCGGACCCGATCGCATGCTCTACGTCGCGGTCGGCGATCAGACACGCTCGGTCGAGGCGCAATGGACGACCAGTGTCGTCGGCAAGATCCTGCGCGTGGACGAGAACGGCGCGATCCCGAGCGACAATCCCTTCTATGCAACCTCGACCGGTCTCGCGCGCGCCATCTGGGCGCTCGGCCTCCGCAACCCGTTCACGTTCGCCTTCCATCCGACGAGCGGCCGGCTCCTCATCGACGACGTCGGGCAGGCGTCGTGGGAAGAGATCGACGAGGGAATGGTCGGCGCCAACTACGGCTGGCCGGAGACCGAGGGTGCGACGGACGATCCGCGCTTCGTGACGCCCCTCTACAGCTACTCGCACCTGACGCCGTTCAACCTGGGAGGCGGCTGCGCCATCTCGGGCGGCACCTTCTACGCGCCGCCCGTCGCGACGTTTCCGACGGACTGGGTCGGCGGCTACTTCTTCGCCGACTTCTGCGCCAAGTGGATCCGCTGGTTCGATCCCGCCGTGACGCCCGCGTCGCCCACCTTCTTCGCGACCGCGCTCACCGGACGGCCCGCGGACCTCGACGTCGGACCCGACGGAAGCCTCTACGTGCTCGGACGCCTGGGCGACCCGCCGCGCGAGGACGACACGGCGATGGTCTCGCGCATCACCTATACCGGCACGCGCGCGCCGCAGATCACCGTCCAGCCCGCCTCCCAGACGATCTTCGTCGGCGATCCCGTCACCTTCGACGTCGGGGCGACCGACGCCGACAACTTCCAGTGGCAGCGCGATGGCGCGGACATCCCGGGCGAGACCGGGACGAGCTACACGATCCCCGCCGTCGCCCCCGAGGACGACGGCGCCGTCTTCCGCGCGATTGCGACCAACGGCTACGGCAGCACGTCGTCGGACGGCGCGTTTCTGACGGTGACGTCCGACCAGGCTCCGACCGCGACGATCGACGTCCAGGCGCCACGCGCGCTCTACGAGGCGGGCGACCACATCACGTTCTCGGGAACCGCGAGCGATCCGGAGGACGGCCCGCTCCCGCCCGAGGCGTTCACGTGGACGGTCAACTTCCACCACGACACGCACTTCCATCCGTTCCTCCCCGCCACGAGCGGCGTCACGGGCGGCGACTTCACGATTCCCCCCAGCGGCGAGACGTCGCCCAACGTCTGGTTCCGCATCATCCTCAAGGTCGTGGACTCGGGTGGGCGCTCGTTCACCACCAGCGCCGAGATCCATCCGGAGATCGGGACGCTCACGCTCACGACCGATCCGTCCGGTCTGCGCGTCGACCTCGACGGCCAGCCGCACACGTCGCCGTTCGTGGTCGACGGCGTCGTCGGGCTGCAGCGGACCGTCGGCACGGTGCAGGTGCAGAATCCCGCCGGAGTCGCCTACAACTTCACCGGCTGGTCCGACGGCCAGAGCCGCCAGCACCAGATCGTCTTCCCCCCCGGCGACACGACCCTCACGGCCAACTTCGTGCCGCTCCCGACCACTACGACCTCGACCAGCACGTCGACGTCGACCAGCACCTCGACCACGACGTCGTCCTCGAGCACGACCAGCAGTCCCGAGACGACCACGACCGGCCCCGTCGCGACCACCGCGACGACCACCACCGAACCTGCGACCACGAGCACGATCGTGACCACCTCGACCACCGAGCCACCGAGCAGCACGAGCAGCTCGACGAGCAGCAGCTCGAGCTCGACCACTTCGAGCAGCAGCACCTCGACGAGCACCAGCAGCTCGACGACCAGCAGCAGCTCCACGTCCACCAGCTCCAGCAGCTCGACCACGAGCAGCACGTCCACGACGACCACCAGCAGCACATCGAGCAGCACGAGCACCAGCACCACGACCGCGCCGACACCGACCACCCAGCCACCGCCGTCCTGCGAGGAGCCGTGCGACGACGGCGATCCGTGCACGGCGAGCGCGTGCGTCGACGGCGTCTGCACGCACGTGCCGCTCGAGGGCATCGCCGCCGCGGCCTGCGTCTGCGACCGTCGCCCGCCGGCGGCGTGTGGCGACAGCCCGCTCGCCGGGGGCGTCCGCAAGCGGCTCGGGCGCGCGTGCCGTGCGCTCGTGCGTGCGGAGACCGTGACGGCGCCCGAGGTACGTCGGGGCCTGCTCCGGCTCGCGCTCCAGCGGTGGCGCGATGCGGCCCGGCAGGTCCGCTACTCGGGCAGCACGGGTCGGATCGCTCCGGCGTGCGTGCGGGCCCTCGAGGCCCAGCTCGGCGAAGCGCGCTCCAGGGCCAAGTCGGCCCGCCGCGAGCTCGCGGCTCCGTAGACCGATTGACAGTTCGGGCCACGGGCGCGTACTGCGTCCCATGGGAGGTCGCGCATGAATCGCGGAGTGCTCGCCGAGACGCTCGCGCTCATGGTCGCGCTCGCATCGACCGCGTCCGCCGCCGGGACACGACTTCTCGTCATCGATCGGCCCGCGAAGGGCTCGGCCCGACTCTCCTACACGTCGAACGATGCGGCGGCGGGGCTGTCCAAGGGGTCCGGCATGGACCTGAGCACGATCGCCGCCGAGCTGCTGGTGCGCAACGAGAACGGAACCGCGACGTACGCCGTTCCGGCCGGAGGCTATGCCGACGGTGCCGGCTGGGTCGCGAACGACGCGACGCACGCGTCGTACGTGAACCGCCTGGCGCCGGCGAGGCCGACGGGCCTGTGGCGCAGCGTCCTGGCGGAGGGCCGCCGGCTGAAGCTCGTCGCGCGAAGCCTCGGCGATCTCTCTCCGCTCGTCATGGGCGGGGTGCCGTCGGGCGACGTGGAGGTGGCCTACGTGGTCACGAACGACGGCGTTCCATCCACCCACTGCACGCGCTTCGCGCCCGGGGATTGCACCTGGACGCCGGTCGACGGCGGCACGGGCGGCAAGCTGCGCTGCCGCGACGGCGTCGCCGACCCCGCGTGCGGCGCCATCCCGACCACGACGACGACCACGACCCTGCCGCCCTCCACGTGCGGCAACGGGATCCGCGAGCCGGGAGAGCAGTGCGACGGCGGTCCCGCCTGCTCCCCGTTC
The nucleotide sequence above comes from Candidatus Eisenbacteria bacterium. Encoded proteins:
- a CDS encoding carboxymuconolactone decarboxylase family protein; amino-acid sequence: MARIPYVDPATAPPKVKELLERVPVQLNIFKMMAHAETNFRPLLSLGTSILTQQQLPAKLRELAILRVARLSRAEYEWVQHVPIAKMCAVSDEQIAALERDDAGATCFDPVDRIVLRATDEIVRDGGPSDATFAELASHLSHREIVELVLAVGFYMTMARLMISTRIDLEPAAGHRVLGSIR
- a CDS encoding patatin-like phospholipase family protein, whose translation is MLGLVLTAGGARGAYQAGVLKRIGEIPPLRDGPLPFRIVAGASAGAINGSMLAAFSGNFREATLLLGSLWARLTVDNVFRPDLLSFAMNGARLVLDMALGGLVGAGRVQSLLDTAPLRPFLDATLPLEGIGDAIRRGHLYALAVTATSYHSGRSFTFIQGRQGHPLWLKTRRVTLPVELTLDHICASAAIPIVFPPVRVRCEGRDLWFGDGGLRLVNPFSPAIRLGSTRVLAVGVRSQGAAAALSRAEQLSGVDDEPAPLRPPLAQICGVFMNAIFLDHLDADLDHLKRMNELLEAYDDGLTPPIGSGMQEPMRRVQPFVVSPSQDLAIVAKSLSHRMPRVVRYVLEGLGTPDAESADLMSYLLFDAAYTRALIDIGYQDASARIDEIEAFVRADEGVADASPLRATM
- a CDS encoding MBL fold metallo-hydrolase, with the protein product MKLGRTTVLVGENQGKYPQGNSLLVEGGEETLVVDPSLAVADGRFGLPRVDRVVNSHCHEDHVAGNGRFPDVPWHLHEEDLPGIRSLDGIRQIYGFEGDIDAAWAKVVVEQFHFTPRPDPTPLRDGTVFDLGGGVRVRAIHAPGHTRGHSFFHVEPDDVLYLGDVDLSSFGPYYGDAWSSLEDFERTLAMARGLEARWYATFHHKGVVEGRAAFLEMLERYAAVIGDRERRLLDFLAAPRTLAEIAAHRFVYRPDDDVSFAEPVERRSMAQHVTRLAGAGRVREVEPGRFARR
- a CDS encoding N-acyl homoserine lactonase family protein; this translates as MRLFAFTCGWLTGPAGLFLDGVRGKLRVPVPAFLVDHPRGQVLFDTGMHPEVQRDPHARLGTLADLFTPEYVAGEEVAARVAARGVDPARVTHVVLSHLHFDHAGGLATLPNARLVVQRREWEAGADDDRAAQLSFARRDFDHGHDLQLLDGEHDLFGDGRVVCLPTHGHTPGHQSLRVRLDGGDVVLTSDACYLRRTLETEHLPMVVHDRDAMLASLRRLHALRDAGARLVYGHDPDEWAAVPEEITG
- a CDS encoding glycoside hydrolase family 16 protein; this encodes MRVARARSRLLVAFWFTVALAPAEASETLRAQAAHGIQWAGLTWIVREGGGSPGPNHWNAGNVAVDGNGFLHLRIARDGRRWTCAEVESTERLGFGTYTWVVDGLVAALDRKVVLGLFVYPTPDVGPDRTNEVDIEYARWGNAASRPGNFTVWPARSGLGPSLRTFRFSPSGRITTSSFVRAPDRVTFLATDERNTTLGSWVFAPARPTRRVGQAPMPVHMNLWLFHGDPPADRQPVEIVIRSFSFTPAESPDPMRLR
- a CDS encoding NAD(P)-binding protein, producing the protein MQREVTTDVAIVGADLAGLVAGAILTRHGKRVVILEHADTVGGRSGAVQTPEGYWIDFGHRDAHGVGDCQFPWHHGAEAAREAGVEIGSRPITRVLRVHRLPDGPVLDGGDWSAGGFLGVAREFFECPEDGLTELRDIFARLASATPAEVRAALPVPLGSWVDANVRHPGVRQALLLMAAVIFHPRPAEASAGRLMLFFQNPKGLPHIADDAEAGGMQGLMEPWARAIRERGGEIALAWKPIEIVVDDGRVRGAVAVDRANLVREVHAPAVISTYPVWENFELIDVRRFPADFVAAAEELKRFRADLVGWHAGLRRLPTVRATGKPDDHPGWNRLLTGRKGERRYAGGYHIPSLTSRRAAPAGKHLLSWVMARFFDGGSTAGPSWTAARAHLDMAIDYLRRYYADLDDCIEWSAYHHVEAPQSMSWSWAPVERHALTVAGIDGLLLAAATLEAPAGIVDISAYAGRAAAHAVLGR